The nucleotide window CGATGCCCGTCTTGGCGTTCTCCACCGCCGGGGCCTGCCGGACCTTCGCCGGCTTCAGCGTGCCGTCCTCGGCCTGGCTCACCCGCTGCACCCACCAGTCGGTGGCGTCGGTGCCGCCGGTGACCAGCGCGCTCTTGTCACCGGCCGCCAGCGTGTATTCGCCGGCGCTCGCCAGCAGGGTCTGCTGCACCGAGGGGTCGTTCACGTCGACCGCGAGCAGCTTGGAGCCGAGCGAGCTGGAGGACAGCGGCAGCAGCAGCCAGTCGCCGACCAGGACCGGGTCGCCGTCGAGCGCGCCCGGGTGCGCGGGCAGCGTGACGACCTGCTCGGCGGCGGCGAGGTCGGTGCGGGACTTCAGGTGCAGCTCGGCGGTGCCGGCCTGGTACCAGCCGATGCGGTCCTCGCTCATCACGTAGTGCGAGGCGTAGGTGGCGTCGGCGAACACATCGGTGTTCACGGCCGAGTCGACGTCGATGTAGCCGATCGTGCCGGTGTCGACCGACCAGAGCACGCCCGAGGAGTCCGCGGCGAGGACGTCCGTGCTCCCCACGGCCGTCGGGTCACCGGTCACCTTGCGGGGGCGCCACTCGCCGTCGACCTTGTCGATCAAGGAGTATGTGGTGACGACCGTGTCTCCGGCCAGGGCCCGGTAGTAGCCGTGGGTGGTGGAGCCGGCCCAGCTCAGGCTCCGGGTCGTGGCCGTGGCCGGGTCCCAGAGACTGACGGACGAGGACGTCACCGACGACGACGGCAGGGCGATCAGGTCGCTGTCCGACCCGTACCAGGCCGTACGGCACTCGGAGTCGATGTAGTAGCAGTTCGAGGACGGGGTGTAGACGCTGCCGTCGGCCTTCTCGACGGTGACGGTCCTGCCCGTCGCGTAGTCGGTCCACAGCATGCCGGCCCTGCCGGTCTGCCGGTGCAGGAAGCCGCTGTCGCCGGCCACGTACGGGCGGTCGGTGCGCGGTGTGGTGGTGCTGGGGTCGACCAGCGTGATCGCGGTGGTGTCGGCTTCGGTCGCTTCCGCGGATCCGCTGCCGTCCGACAGGACGACGGCGGACGCGGCCACGATGACCGCCAGCGAGGAGACGGCGGCGGCCAGCCCGCCCCGTCCCGGGGCATGTCTGCCCACGTAAGTTCCCTCCCCTGCGAGGGCCCGTGCCCTCGCACAAATTGCCGGATCTTATCAGGGGGGTGGTGGAGGCAAGGGCGTGCTCCAGGTGAAAGGGGGTGGGCAGGCTTTGGCCCCGGTCTGGGGAACGACGGAGCCAGGGTCGGTGGATCCGTCGCGAGATCGCCCGTTCCGTCCCGCCCAGGTAAAGAAACGACCTGTCACAGCAATCTCAGGTCATGCGAAAGATCCCCGAGGCCTCAAGCCTCCGTAGCAATGCGGCCCAGGACGCGCACCGGCGGCTGGGTGGCACGCAAGCACGCCGCATGCCACCCAACGCGAGGTCATGCCTGGTAAGCGACGTTCGTCATCATCCCGGCCTCGCCGTGGTAGGCGTTGTGGCAGTGCAGCATCCACTGGCCGGGGTTGTCGCCGTCGAAGAAGACGGACAGCTTCTTCTTGGGCAGGACGATCGCGGTGTCCTTACGGGGACCGGAGTCGCCGAGCCGGTAGGTGTGGCCGTGCGGGTGCATCGGGTGCCACAGCGCGTATGGCGTCGGCCTCGACCGTCATGATCAGGCCGCTGCGTTCCCTCGGCCGTACGGACGCCGCCGGTGTACGGCCGGAACCCGTACGGACCAGGGCCAGGCCCCCTGCGTTCTTGCCCTCGGCCGCGGCGACCAGGGGGAAGACGCCGTCGCCGAGGGTGACCAGGACGTCGTAGCGTTCGCCCATGCCGATGAGCAGGGCGTCCACCTGCTGGTGCCGGACCGGGTAGCCGTCGGTGTGGGTGACGGTCAGCCGGTGGCCGCCGAGCGCGACCCGGTAGGCGGTGTCGGAGCCGGCGTTGATGACAGCGGTGGCGGACTCGTGTTGATGATCTTGGGCAGGGTGCTCGTTGCCCACTTCGCTCTCCGGTGTCGTGGCGGGCCGGGGCGCGTGATCGGCAGGTGTCTCCGTACGCGGCTCGCCCTCTGGTTCGCCCGCTGCCGCTGCGGCGGGGCAGCGGGCTGGTACGCCGGCGCCGCGGGCGGGATGCGTTGGTGACCACCGACAGGGAGGCCAGGGTCATCGCGGCGGCGATGAACGGGCTGAGGCGGATGCCCCACACCGGGTACAGCGCTCCGGCGGCGAGCGGGATGCCGGCGGCGTTGTGGACGAGGGCGAAGAACAGGGTCTGCCGGATGCTGCGCATGAGGGCCCGTAAGATGCCGAAACCGTTGTTTGCAGTTGGTCAAGTGCCGTGGGCGTGCACGCGGTTGGTTCCTCCGGAGGGCAGCCGCATCCGCAGGATGGCTTGTTTACGCAGTGTTCCCGTCGTTCGAAGTGGGAGTGATTCCGGGGGCGGGTTAGGATCACGGCGTGATTACAGCCTGGTCGCCCTCCGGTGCGCAGCGGAGCCGCTCGACAGCGGTTCTGTGGCGCATGGTGGGCCTGGGCCTGTTCCTCTTCGGTCTGCTGTACACGCATGCCGTCAGCCCCGATGCCACGGTACGTCACGTCTCGTCCGACGAAGGCGTCGCGGTATCCGACGTTCACTTCACGCCCGCCGTGGACCGCGAAAAGGTTGCGAGTGCCACGTCGGCAATGCTCTCGGGCGAGACTCCTCACGATCCGTCGGGCGACCGTCACGAGGGTCACGGGCAGCACCACGCCGGTGGGGAGTGCTCGCTCGGGCAGCCTCCGCAGGCGCCCGGTGTCGGCGTGCCCTGCTTGTCTCCGCTGAGCTCGGCGAGCGATGGTGACGACGGCCTGTCTCAGCTGGTGCGCGCTCATTACACAGCGGCCCAGGACGTCGTGGCTCCGGTAGAGCATGCGGCGGACTCCGCGGTTCTGCGTATCTAGGTCAGCGCCTTTCCGAACCGGTCATTTCTCAGGGGGCACCGACCCGGCCCAAAGCCGTGGTCGCGTATTTCCCGGCGGCCGGTTCCTGGCGTCTGACCTCCTCTGCATGCCGTTCTTCGGTGCGGCGCGGGGATGGTCGACGACGTTTCCACCACCCCCCCACTGATCCCTGCCACTGCCGTGATCCTTCCGGCCGGGGCAGCGCCGCACGGAGAACTTGTGCCCCCCACCCCTGCCACCGTCCCTGTCCATGCCCCAAGAGCACGTTCGCTCCGAAAGAGCGGACTCGTCCTGATCGTGCTGTACGCCCTGCTGCTCGCGATGTCGGCGTGCCTCGGTGATCAGCTCCATGCCTCGGAGCAGCCGTACGGTCGCTCAGCCGCCGCGTCGAGTGAAGTCCCGCCGCCCGTGGAGAACTCCGAGCGCGAGATTCTCGACGCACCGGACTCTCCCGACCGTTGTCACGACGCCGGTTCAGAGGCCGCCACGTTCTGGAACTCCTCGACTCGCGTCCCACCGTCTGCGACCACCGCCGTCTCGCAGACGGGCGTGCCAGACCTCCTCTCGCACGATTTCCGTGGTGCCACGCGACGACTCCCACCCAGCGGCGGCCGGCCCGCTCTGATCTCCCTCTGCCGGTGGCGCGTATAGACGCCGCCCTGGCAGGTCGGCCCCGGCCGGACCGCCGCGCGCCGCGCATCTGCCGCCGCGCGAGATGAGCGTCCACATACGTCCGCATCGAACGAGAGCGAAAGAGATGCACTCCCTGACCACGAGTGACTTCACCCCCGCCGCCTCCACCCTCCCCGGGCTGGTCGGCAACACCCCTGTTCTGCGCGTATCCCAGCCCTTCTCCCCGCCCGACCGGGGTTTCTGGGCCAAGCTGGAGGGCTTCAACCCCGGCGGCATCAAGGACCGTCCCGCACTGCACATGGTCGAACGGGCCCGAGCCCGCGGCGACTTGCGCTCGGGACGCCCGATCATCGAGTCGACCAGCGGCACGCTCGGCCTCGGCCTGGCCCTGGCCGGAATGGTCTACGGGCACCCTGTCACCCTGGTCACCGATCCGGGCCTCGAACCGTCCATGACCCGGCTGCTCACGGCCTACGGCGCCACCGTCGACACGGTCCCCGAGCCGCACCCCACCGGCGGCTGGCAACAGGCCCGCCGTGACCGGGTCGCCGAACTACTGGCACGAAACCCCGGAGCCTGGTGCCCCGACCAGTACGGCAACCCGGACAACGTCTTCGCCTACACCCCGCTCGCCCTCGAACTCGCCTCGCAGCTGGGCCACATCGACGTGCTGGTCTGCAGCGTCGGGACGGGCGGCCACTCCGCGGGCATCTCGCGCGTCCTGCGCCAGCTGTACCCCGAGGTGCGGCTGGTGGGCGTGGACACCGTGGGCTCGACCATCTTCGGCCAGCCCGCCCGACCCCGCCTGATGCGCGGTCTCGGTTCCAGCATCCACCCGCGCAACGTCGCCTACGAGAACTTCAGCGAGGTGCACTGGGTGGCGCCCGGCGAATCGGTCTGGGCCTGCAGGAAGTTGGCCACCTCGCACTACGCCACAGGTGGCTGGAGCGTCGGTGCGGTCGCGCTGGTGGCCGGCTGGCTCGCCCGTACGACTCCTGCGAGCACCCGCATCGTGGCGGTCTTCCCCGACGGACCCCAGCGATACCTGGAGACCGTCTACGACGACGAATACTGCGCCGAGCGTGGGCTGTTGGGCGTGACACCCGCACCCGAACCGGAACTGGTGGGCAGGCCGGACGAGAAGGAAGTCACCCGCTGGACCCGCTGCACGACGGTCAGCGACCCCCTCTCCCTGATGGCCGAATCGGCCGGTGCCGCCGAAGGCGGTGCGGCGCGGTGAAGACGATGCTCACACAGGTCCGCTCCTACGAGCGGAGTGTCCAACTGCTCATGGTGAACCAGTTCACCATCAACCTCGGCTTCTACATGTTGATGCCGTACCTGGCCGCCCACCTGTCCGGCTCCCTCGGCCTGGCCGGATGGCTCGTCGGACTCATCCTGGGGGTACGGAACTTCAGCCAGCAGGGCATGTTCCTCATCGGCGGCACCCTTGCCGACCGGCTCGGCTACAAGCCTCTGATAGTCGCCGGGTGCGTCCTGCGCACCGTAGGCTTCGCCACCCTCGGCCTGGTCGACTCGGTTCCCGCGCTGCTCGCCGCCTCGGCGGCCACCGGCTTCGCGGGGGCGTTGTTCAACCCGGCGGTACGCGCCTATCTGGCGGCCGACGCGGGGGAGCGCAGGGTCGAGGCGTTCGCCCTCTTCAACGTCTTCTACCAAGCGGGCATACTGCTCGGCCCGCTGGTGGGGATGCTGCT belongs to Streptomyces graminofaciens and includes:
- a CDS encoding PLP-dependent cysteine synthase family protein, whose amino-acid sequence is MHSLTTSDFTPAASTLPGLVGNTPVLRVSQPFSPPDRGFWAKLEGFNPGGIKDRPALHMVERARARGDLRSGRPIIESTSGTLGLGLALAGMVYGHPVTLVTDPGLEPSMTRLLTAYGATVDTVPEPHPTGGWQQARRDRVAELLARNPGAWCPDQYGNPDNVFAYTPLALELASQLGHIDVLVCSVGTGGHSAGISRVLRQLYPEVRLVGVDTVGSTIFGQPARPRLMRGLGSSIHPRNVAYENFSEVHWVAPGESVWACRKLATSHYATGGWSVGAVALVAGWLARTTPASTRIVAVFPDGPQRYLETVYDDEYCAERGLLGVTPAPEPELVGRPDEKEVTRWTRCTTVSDPLSLMAESAGAAEGGAAR